The genomic region CGCCGGCGCGCCCGGGGTGAGCCTCGGAGAGGTGCTGGCCGGTGGCTGAGCTGCGGGTGGTGCGACCGGCGGTCGACACCGAGGAGGTGCTCGACGGGCTGCGCACCGCCGCCGCCGAGCTCGGGGTGGAGGCCTACCTGGTGGGCGGGTTCGTGCGCGATCGCCTGCTCGGCCGCGGGGTCAGCAAGGACATCGACCTGCTCGTCGTCGGCGACGGCGCCGTCGACCTGCTCGGCCGGCTGGCCGAGCGTTTCGGCTGGAGCCGGCCACAACAGTTCGAGCGCTTCGGCACGGTGCAGGTGCGCGGTGACGGCTTCATCGTCGAGGGGGTGCGCGCCCGCCGGGAGCGGTACGACCCGGAGTCGCGGAAGCCCGGCGTCGAGCCCGGCACCCTGGAGGAGGACATCCGGCGCCGCGACTTCACCGTCAACGCCCTCTGCCAGGACTTCTCCGGCCGGGTGCTCGACCTCACCGGGCGCGGGCTCGCCGACCTCCACGCCGGGGTCCTCCGCACCCCCCTCGACCCCTCCGACACCTTCGACGAGGACCCGCTGCGGATGTTCCGCGGCGCCCGGTTCGTCGCCCAGCTCGGCTTCGGGCTCGCCGAGGGGGTGCTGGAGGCGATCCGCGAGCAGGCCCCCCGAGCCCGCATCCTCAGCGCCGAGCGGATCCGCGACGAGCTCTCCCGGCTGCTCACCTCACCCCACGCCCGTGCCGGCATCGAGGTGCTCCGCGAGGGCGGCCTGCTCGCCCAGGTGCTCCCCGACCTGGAGGCGATGGTGGGGGTGGAGCAGAGCGGGTTCCACTGCTACGACGTCTACGACCACACCATGCACGCCCTCGACCTGGCCCCAAGGGAGGACCTGGTCACCCGGCTGGCCGTGCTCCTCCACGACGTCGGCAAGCCGCCCACCCACGCGATCGCCGAGGACGGCCGCCACACCTTCCACGACCATCCCCAGGTGGGCGCGGAGATGGCCGAGAGGATCCTCACCGACCTGCGCTTCAGCGGCGACGAGATCCGCGACGTGGCCACCCTGGTGCGGCTCCACCTCCGCCCCATCCAGTACCAGCACGACACCCACGGCGACGCCGCGGTGCGCCGCCTGATCCGCGCCGCCGGGCCGCTGCGAGGGCGGCTGCTCGACGTCGCCCGGGCCGACACCCGCGCCTCCTCCTACCCGGACACGGTGGCGATCGACGAGCTCGGCGAGCGCATGGAGCGGCTCGACCAGGACGGCGGGCTCTCGCGGATGGGACCGCCCCTCGACGGCCGGACGATCATGCGGCTGGGCGGCCGCGGCGGCGGGCCCTGGGTGGGCCGGGTGCAGCGGGCGCTGATCGAGGCCGTGCTGGAGGGCGAGATCCCCCCCGGCGACGCCGCCGCCGCCGAGGCCTGGCTCCGCGACCACTCCGAGCTGCTCGAGGTGAGCTGACCGCACAGTCTCGACGACCCGGGTGAGTACCATATGCCCCCCATGCTCGGCCGCGCGCGCTTTCTGAAGCGCCTCCTGCTCGACCTCCCCCGCAACCTCAAGCTGGCCTACTGCCTCTGGCTCGACCCGCGGGTCCCGGTGCGCAACAAGGCGGCCATGGGCGCGGCGCTGGGGATCATCGTCACCCCCTACATCAACCTCCCGGCGTGGATCCCGGTGGTGGGGGAGATGGACATCCTCGCCCTCGGCCTGCTCGCCAGCCGCCTCTTCATCGGCGCCGCCCCCGACGCGTTGGTCGCCGAGCACGAGGCCGCGATCCGCCGGCGCGAGAGCCGCTTCGACCGGGACGTCGAGCAGGGCAGGCGATTCGCCGTCGCCCTCAGCAGACGGCTGCCGATCGACCGCCTCCACCCCGACGACGACACCGACACCGACGCGGGCGGTCCCGGCCTGCCCGCCGCCGCCGCCGGCGACCCCGGGTTCTCGCGACAGCGCTGGTCCTGGGAGACCGACACCACCAGCTCAACCCCCGCCGATCAGCGGACCTCCGGAGTGACACGTTGAAGGTTCTGTTCCTGCAGGAAGTGACGGGAACTGCAAAGCCCGGCGACGTCAAGGAGGTGTCCCCGGGGTTCGCTCGCAACTACCTCTTCCCCAAGCATCTCGCCGTGGTCGCCGACGACAAGGTCGTCGAGCAGATCCGCCAGCGCGAGGAGGCGACGCGGCGCAGGGCCGAGAAGGCGCTCACCGACGCCCGCGAGATCGAGAACCGGCTGCGCCGGATCACGGTCACCCTCTACGCCAAGGCCGGCGAGGGCGGGCGCCTCTTCGGCTCGGTGACCAACGCCGACATCGCGCAGCAGCTCAAGCGCGAGGCGGGCATCGACGTCGACAAGCGGAAGATCGAGGTCGAGCCCCCGATCCGCTCGCTCGGCCCCCACGAGGTCACCCTCAACCTCCACGCCGAGGTGACGGCGACCCTGCGCGTGGTCGTCGCCGCCAAGTGACCCCCCCGCCCCATCCGGGGGTGCCGGCGGAGGGGGGGTGGTGATCACCTCGACGCCGCCGGTCGGGAGGACGCTCCCCCACGACCACGAGGCCGAGGTCTCGGTGCTGGGGGCGCTGATGCTCGACCCCAACGCGGTGTCGATGGTGCGCGACCGGCTCGTCCCCGAGGACTTCTACTCGGAGCGGCACGGCCACATCTACCGTGCCTCGCTCATCCTCGCCGACCAGGGTCAGCCCATCGACCCGCTGATGCTGCGCTCGCAGCTGGAGCGGAACGGGGCGCTCGGCCAGGCCGGCGGGGTCGAGTACCTCGCCGAGCTGAGCGCCAGCGTCTTCACCGCCGCGAGCATCCAGCACTGGGCCGACATCGTCTACGAGCTGGCGCTCAAGCGCCGGCTGATCACCGC from Candidatus Dormiibacterota bacterium harbors:
- a CDS encoding HD domain-containing protein, producing the protein MAELRVVRPAVDTEEVLDGLRTAAAELGVEAYLVGGFVRDRLLGRGVSKDIDLLVVGDGAVDLLGRLAERFGWSRPQQFERFGTVQVRGDGFIVEGVRARRERYDPESRKPGVEPGTLEEDIRRRDFTVNALCQDFSGRVLDLTGRGLADLHAGVLRTPLDPSDTFDEDPLRMFRGARFVAQLGFGLAEGVLEAIREQAPRARILSAERIRDELSRLLTSPHARAGIEVLREGGLLAQVLPDLEAMVGVEQSGFHCYDVYDHTMHALDLAPREDLVTRLAVLLHDVGKPPTHAIAEDGRHTFHDHPQVGAEMAERILTDLRFSGDEIRDVATLVRLHLRPIQYQHDTHGDAAVRRLIRAAGPLRGRLLDVARADTRASSYPDTVAIDELGERMERLDQDGGLSRMGPPLDGRTIMRLGGRGGGPWVGRVQRALIEAVLEGEIPPGDAAAAEAWLRDHSELLEVS
- the rplI gene encoding 50S ribosomal protein L9; this translates as MKVLFLQEVTGTAKPGDVKEVSPGFARNYLFPKHLAVVADDKVVEQIRQREEATRRRAEKALTDAREIENRLRRITVTLYAKAGEGGRLFGSVTNADIAQQLKREAGIDVDKRKIEVEPPIRSLGPHEVTLNLHAEVTATLRVVVAAK